In Ornithodoros turicata isolate Travis chromosome 1, ASM3712646v1, whole genome shotgun sequence, the DNA window TGTTCACCATCTTCACGGACCACAAGCCGCTCACCTATGCCTTTGTATCCTCCGGTAACAACTATGCCCCTCGGGAAGTTCGTCAGCTCTCTTACGTCTCTGAgttttcaactgacatcaggcaTCTTAGCGGCAAAGACAACACGGCAGCCGATGCCCTCAGCCGTGTCGACACACTCTCTCAGGTCGTGCACCCGCCGCTCGGTACCAGTTTCACACTGGACGCGTTGGCTGACCAGCAACGCACGGACGAGGAATTGGCCAAGCTCCGTGCTGATGCACGATCTGGACTTCGCTTTGAAGACTTGCTCCTCCCCGGCGCGGCAACGGCCGTAGCTTGCGACGTGTCGCTTGGACCACCGCGCCCGTTCGTACCAGTCGTCCTGCGTCGGCAAGTGTTTGACATGCTCCACACATTGTCCCATCCTGGAGTACGGGCCACACAGAAGCTCATCGCTGCCCGCTACGTGTGGCCACGCATGCACGCCCACATCAAGCAATGGACGCGCTGCTGTCTCCAATGTCAACGAGCTAAAATTCATCGTCACACCCACGCACCCGTGGCCGCCTTCCTCCCGCCTGACTCACGGTTCGACAAGATCCACTTAGACATCGTCGGCCCCCTACCACCCTCTCAAGGTCAACGTTATCTCTTAACAGCCATCGACCGCTTCACCCGGTGGCCGGAGGCAACACCCATCCCGGATATCACCGCTGCCACAGTGGCGGCGGCATTCGTGACCACCTGGATTTCACGTTTCGGGGTACCCTCCACCATAACGACAGACCGAGGAAGGCAATTCGAGTCATCTCTGTTTGCCGCCCTCGCCACGCTCCTCGGCGCGCAACGTATCAGCACGACCGCCTACCATCCGTCATCCAACGGCCTCGTGGAGCGATTCCACCGCCACCTCAAGGCCGCATTGAAGGCCCACGTCAACCCCACCGCCTGGACGGAAGCCTTGCCGGTGATACTCCTTGGACTCCGGTCCGTTTTCAAACCCGACTTGGGTTGCACCTCAGCCCAACTGGTCTATGGAACGACCTTGCGGCTTCCAGGCGAATTCTTCGCACCACATCCCACCGGGACCATTCCCGATCCCACGGACTATGTCTCCCGCCTTCGCGATGCCTTCGCCGATGTCCGTCCCGCACCCACGCGCCTGGGCTCCGCCACCAAGGTGTACGTCCATCCGGACCTCTCCACGTGCACGCACGTCTTTGTGCGCGTCGACGCCGTTCGGAAACCCTTGCAGCCCCCATACAACGGTCCCTACCTCGTCATCGCTCGCGCTCCGAAGCATTTCACGATCCGCATCAACGCGAAAGCAGAGGAGATCTGCATCGATAGGCTCAAGCCGGCCTACACAGAGTCGCCGCCATCAACCGACGTCAACCTTCTGAAGACCGATGACTTTTCCCCTGCCAGCCCCCCCCTTGAAGCCCGACAAGCGCAGTCTGCGGGTCTCATGGGCGCCTAAACTGTGTCAATTTCACTCATGGTCTTCGCCCATTCGCTAGGGAGGGGGGCAACTGTAGCACCATCGTCACCACGATCATATTCACCTGGCGCGATCATATTCAACTGGCGCGAGCTGCAGAGCCTTCCACCAGATCATATGTCATTAAACCACTTCTTGTTAGCTCTCGCACCATGAAGGTTGTCTTGTCTCCTTCAAAGGTAAGTGCTcctgcaagctggttacctgttccgctcaaccacatttttctttttccccttgcagtgtttgaaagagagggcatttctggccacattcctgggcatttccaattTTCGTTCTTGTTTTTTCGAGAGAGGTGTGTGCTcctgcaagctggttacctgttccgctcacccacatttttccccttgcagtgtttgaaagagagggcatttctggccacattcctgggcatttcccaTTTTCGTTCCTATTTCTTTGAGAAAGGTAAGTGCTcctgcaagctggttacctgttccgctcacccacatttttccccttgcagtgtttgaaagagagggcatttctggccacattcctgggcatttcccaTTTTCGTTCCTGTTTATTCGAGAAAGGTAAGTGCTcctgcaagctggttacctgttccgctcacccacatttttccccttgcagtgtttgaaagagagggcatttctggccacattcctgggcatttcccaTTTTCGTTCCTGTTTCTTCGAGAAAGGTAAGTGCTcctgcaagctggttacctgttccgctcacccacatttttccccttgcagtgtttgaaagagagggcatttctggccacattcctgggcatttcccaTTTTCGTTCCTGTTTCTTCGAGAAAGGTAAGTGCTcctgcaagctggttacctgttccgctcacccacatttttccccttgcagtgtttgaaagtgaggacatttctggccacattcctgttCATTTCCCATTTTCGTTCTTGTTTGTTCGAGAAAGGTGTGTGCTcgtgcaagctggttacctgttccgctcacccacatttttttttcgttacatgGTTTGAAAGGGAGAacacttctggccacattcctgggcatttccatttttcgtgATTGTTTCTCGATAAAGGTGAGTGCTCGTGCAAGCTGGTTagctgttccgctcacccacattttttcgCTCGCAGGGTTTGAAAGGGAGAacacttctggccacattcctcggcatttccatttttcgtgATTGTTTCTCGAGAAAGGTGAGTGCTgctgcaagctggttacctgttccgctaacccacatttttcccctaGCAGTGTTTGAaaaagagggcatttctggccacgttcctgggcatttcccattttcgttcctgtttcttcgagaaaagtAAGTGCTcctgcaagctggttacctgttccgctaacccacatttttccccttgcagtgtttgaaaaagagggcatttctggccacattcctgggcatttcccaTTTTCGTTCCTGTTTCTTCGAGAAAGGTAAGCGCTcctgcaagctggttacctgttccgctcacccacatttttccccttgcaatgtttgaaagagagggcatttctggccacattcctgggcatttcccaTTTTCGTTCCTGTTTCTTCGAGAAAGGTAAGTGCTCCTGCaggctggttacctgttccgctcacccacatttttccccttgcagtgtttgaaagagagggcatttctggccacattcctgggcatttcccaTTTTCGTTCCTGTTTGTTCGAGGAAGGTGAGTGCTcctgcaagctggttacctgttcagGCAAACCCACATctttccccttgcagtgtttgaaagagagggcatttcccattttcgttcctgtttcttcgagaaaggtgagtgctcctgcaagctggttacctgttccgctcacccacatttttccccttgcagtgtttgaaagagagggcatttctggccacattcctggacATTTCCCATTTTCGTTCCTGTTTCTTCGAGAAAGGTGTGTGCTCGTGCAAGCTGGTTAtttgttccgctcacccacattttttccGTTACAGGGTTTGAAAGGGAGAATACTTCTAaacacattcctgggcatttccatttttcgtgATTGGTTCTCGATAAAGGTGAATGCTcgtgcaagctggttacctgttccgctcagcCACATTTTTTCGCTCGCAGGGTTTGAAAGGGAGAACACTTCTGGCCACATTGCtgggcatttccatttttcggGATTGTTTCTCAAGAAAGATGAGTGCTcgtgcaagctggttacctgttccgcctACCCATATTTtttcccttgcagtgtttgaaagggAGAGCATTTCTGttcacattcctgggcatttccatttttcgtgATTCTTTATTCGACTAAGGTGAATGCTCGTgtaagctggttacctgttccgctcacccacattttttcccttgcagtgtttgaaagggAGAGGATTTCTGGCCACCATGAGTGATCATTATCCATTGTACATGGTTAATAAACTATGCTTGATCAAAGTCATCATGTGTTACATATTATCATGCATGGCATACCTTTCTTATAGTTGAATCGGACGTTATCCGCTATTTGTCCCGCCACTCATAAACCCCTGCAAATgcagaatgtaaaaaaaaaaacagcgaatGGCAGTTTCAAATACTACACGATGGCCGTCATCAAAACGGGACACCGTAAAGATAAATCGCAAACAGCAGTTCCAAATACTGGCAGATGCCCGTCATTAAAACTGGCCACCgtaaaaaagaacaacaaatgGCAGTTGCAAATGCTGGTAGATGGCGTGATTAAAACTGGACACCGTAAAAGGAACAGCAAACGGCAGTTCCAAATGCTGGTAGCTGACCGTCATTAAAACTGGCCACCGTAAAAAGAAACGGTCAAATTATTTTACGGGCTGCCGTAAAAAAATTGCAGTGTTTGGCAGCAAAATTTCCTTGTATTTGCCCGTTTTTTTAGGGTGAAATTCTTTACAGTGTGTGTGGCGCTCGCCACCTGCACAAAAGCACACATATTGGAAGGAACACCATACTTATTTGACTGCAGGTAGCAGCTGTGCCACACTCGTGTTTAGGATGGTCGTGGGACAATGCAAAGGAGAGAACACGTCGATCGTACAAACGCACAGGGTTAGGTGATCTTGAAACAGTGTGACGTCTGCTTGCATGTTACTGTGACCTTGATCATACAAATcagttgttttttcttcttcccccGTTTTTCAATTGTGCTTGTCACTGTGGTGTGCCTTTGCATCATTCAGGTGAAAGGCAGAGTGGTTGGGGAATTTTCGCAGTTCAACGCAGGACGGAATTCTCACGTAATGTCTGATTTTTATATAATACAGTTCCTAGAATAGCAAAATATTAATGTGCAGATGGAGTGATTCACCACGTTCACAGGTACGCGCCCAGAATAAGAGACTTGTGCGTTGTGATACTACAAAATTGCACAGAGTATCGCAACGTATAGAATATCACCAGGTAGAATATAGAGATAGATagaagagatagagagagagtaTCTCTACAATATTGAATACCTGTCGAGAAAATGCAGGCAAGCTTCCCCCTCGACTTCACAGTATGTGTGTACCTCACTCTGGTGTATTTCAATATATATTTCAATGACAATACTACTTGACTACTACTTGCAATCGCACCCCGGCATCCCTGCAGCTCCCGTACATATATGCCCGTATCCctgcacctcttttccctgagatgGTTGAATTCCCCGCTGTTCCTACGGTTAGCATGTTTGTATTATTGTATTTGGCCTCTGCATAATGTGGCGTCACACCCTCATAGCAGTGGATACAGCTATGTTATGCTTTTGTGCACGTTTTGCGTTTTGTTCTTATGGaaagtttgtttcttttttgtgtgtgaagcATGCATGTCTGTTCAGTATACAGCttgatgtgagctgtacttcagAACACCGCATCAGCTGAGATTGCGTATTATATCTTCATGCATTAAGCATCTCTGTCTTTTTCCAGCTCCTTGCCTTTGGAATGGAAGCACAGCAAGTGCGTGCCAACACCCATACATGGGAGGGGGGAGCTGGGGCCATGGCTTTGTTGCTGTTGACCTTGGCACCCGCTTTGGAGAACTTTGATGCATATGTAATCCTCACCTCATCACCCTTCTACTCAAGCTGTTAAGATAATTCTTCGGTACACCAGAACCACGTGAATACCTGCTTCTCCCAGTGGTGCGCCTTATGCTGTGGTTATTTATGGAGTTGTTTGCTGGTCAGAATGCAGTGGTTCTGTGTTGAAGGTATGGCACTGCACAATCTCAGTTTATTGTGTAAATTAGAGGTGTGTAACTTCAGAATATTACATTTAGTGGCCATTGTAAATTGCCcatgggtagtttcattttaaatcgaacaacgtgtgaaagtcgtattttttaattcgcccagaaaaaatatatgttagaggacagctcaaacgacgcaaatcgcgccacgtgcgatgcccgtgcgtgtagtagtttccgcgcaggagagggggaaagtatgaggctgcttgagcacgctttcttctggaccgactttgacgtgatctagcaccgctaattttatgtctaggaactggaggttttttgtgattataggctacaccatagacactgtcgacagtcacCCACGGAATTCTGAGAgacacagattttctgttaaaaagtgccaaacttggcgtaaacgttcaaaaaggccagattttgttaccaatttccttcatgacggaacctctgagaacatcgagcttagtgccattcgataggacactgaaagagctttcgtgctatatagagctcatttttctcagcccagttatttctgtgttattagcttgagaatcacatatagtaggcgaaaattgccaatgttggatctcagttttctcaaaaatgccatcttcgattttcttgattatttttcaaaaggtggcgtcatgtctctactttagacgccaagtgagacaatcttttatttttgcttgagagacgcgcagcgatttttttttttttgtcaggcagggtgcacgaggctgcggccttgcgcgccccacctacaagcacgcgaccttcaacctcttctttgctacatgtgtcccgctgacggagaaatcaatgaccacactgcgtgagcttgttgtagtgtccccggagcatcactttacgtttacccaatggcctcccagttccgtcagcctcattcaaaccgtgggagagtacatgagcttcctgtgcgcccttgacgagaaaccccagttcgacgaacataccgacaaagcagtgagaagaaacgaagtgcttcgtagagatctttatccactggtaacatcttagcttttgtttcgggttgccaccagtcccccaggaagtgtgaaagtcacatccttttcattggtaaaagaacgaaaaacggaagtttcgagcaacgtaaaatgtgcccattgcgagatccctgcaggtggtggctgccaccattggattagcatcatccgatagctttacacatgtcctttcacatgatataaagcgaatgggttcaagcgcatggatgctaGAAGGACTACTGAaaaccacaccgagggtttaaggtacctacggctaccggaaacgagggattttagttatgcgttgttctgtcggaaattttgatt includes these proteins:
- the LOC135386310 gene encoding uncharacterized protein LOC135386310, which encodes MFEREGISGHIPGKRGHFWPHSWAFPIFVPVCSRKCLKERAFPIFVPVSSRKCLKERAFLATFLGISIFRDWFSIKCLKVRTFLATFLFISHFRSCLFEKGRTLLATFLGISIFRDCFSIKGLKGRTLLATFLGISIFRDCFSRKCLKKRAFLATFLGISHFRSCFFEKMFEKEGISGHIPGHFPFSFLFLRER